A genomic region of Oncorhynchus mykiss isolate Arlee chromosome 2, USDA_OmykA_1.1, whole genome shotgun sequence contains the following coding sequences:
- the LOC110537095 gene encoding transmembrane protein 238, with protein sequence MAQHYDGLSHCKLALVFAILMDLLGVSALLVGVFAPLEIKGQDFGDLLVYSGALLMLMSLGGWVMWYSGNLEGLTSRKELGGTMGAMDRLARSLSRRIRLPRSHSSPS encoded by the coding sequence ATGGCGCAGCACTATGATGGTCTGTCCCACTGTAAACTGGCCCTGGTGTTTGCCATATTGATGGACCTGCTAGGTGTCTCTGCTCTTCTGGTGGGGGTTTTCGCCCCATTAGAGATTAAGGGACAGGACTTTGGGGACCTGTTGGTGTACTCTGGGGCTCTACTGATGCTCATGTCCCTGGGAGGATGGGTCATGTGGTACAGCGGGAACCTTGAGGGCCTGACCTCCAGGAAGGAGCTAGGGGGAACCATGGGTGCCATGGACCGGCTGGCCCGCTCCCTCAGCCGCAGGATACGACTCCCCAGGAGCCACAGCAGCCCCTCATGA